One Antarctobacter heliothermus DNA segment encodes these proteins:
- the gatB gene encoding Asp-tRNA(Asn)/Glu-tRNA(Gln) amidotransferase subunit GatB: protein MLDLTYEAPKPKVIAGAKHDWELVIGMEIHAQVASQAKLFSGASTKFGAEPNSNVSFVDAAMPGMLPVINEYCIEQAVRTGLGLKAQINLTSAFDRKNYFYPDLPQGYQISQLYHPLVGEGEVIVDMEPGVARRVRIERIHVEQDAGKSIHDMDPNMSFVDLNRTGVALMEIVSRPDIRGPEEAAAYVVKMRQILRYLGTCDGNMQNGNLRADVNVSICLPGQYEKYMETQDFDHLGTRCEIKNMNSMRFIQQAIDYEAKRQIAIVEAGGKVDQETRLYDPDKGETRSMRSKEEAHDYRYFPCPDLLPLEIEQGWVDDIAASLPELPDEKKARFVKDFGLSEYDASVLTAEVVNAAYFEAVVTSAGDGKLSANWVINELFGRLKKDDCDISDSPVSPAQLAGIIRLIKSDAISGKIAKDLFEIVYTEGGDPEQIVEERGMKQVTDTGAIETAVDEIIAANPAQVEKARQNPKLAGWFVGQVMKATGGKANPKAVNELVAAKLGL, encoded by the coding sequence ATGCTGGATCTGACCTATGAAGCGCCCAAACCCAAGGTGATCGCCGGGGCCAAGCACGACTGGGAGTTGGTCATTGGCATGGAAATTCACGCGCAGGTGGCCAGCCAGGCCAAGCTGTTCTCTGGCGCATCGACCAAATTCGGCGCGGAACCCAATTCCAACGTGTCTTTTGTGGATGCGGCGATGCCCGGCATGCTGCCAGTCATCAACGAATACTGCATCGAACAGGCGGTGCGCACCGGGCTGGGCCTGAAGGCGCAGATCAATCTGACCTCTGCCTTTGACCGCAAGAACTACTTTTACCCGGATCTGCCGCAGGGTTACCAGATTTCCCAACTGTATCATCCGCTTGTGGGCGAAGGTGAGGTAATTGTGGACATGGAGCCGGGGGTGGCGCGCCGGGTGCGGATCGAACGTATCCACGTCGAACAGGACGCGGGCAAATCGATCCACGACATGGATCCCAACATGTCCTTTGTCGATCTGAACCGGACCGGCGTCGCCCTGATGGAAATTGTCAGCCGTCCCGACATTCGCGGCCCCGAAGAGGCAGCCGCCTATGTCGTCAAGATGCGCCAGATCCTGCGCTATCTGGGCACCTGCGACGGCAACATGCAGAACGGCAATTTGCGCGCGGATGTGAACGTGTCGATCTGCTTGCCGGGCCAGTATGAAAAATACATGGAGACGCAGGATTTCGACCATCTTGGAACGCGGTGCGAGATCAAGAACATGAACTCCATGCGATTCATCCAGCAGGCCATCGACTATGAGGCCAAGCGCCAGATCGCGATTGTCGAGGCGGGTGGCAAGGTCGATCAGGAAACGCGCCTGTACGATCCGGACAAGGGCGAAACGCGGTCGATGCGGTCCAAGGAAGAGGCGCATGATTACCGCTATTTCCCCTGCCCCGACCTGCTGCCGCTAGAGATCGAACAGGGGTGGGTCGATGACATCGCGGCGTCGCTGCCGGAACTGCCCGATGAGAAAAAGGCGCGGTTTGTCAAAGACTTTGGCCTGTCGGAATATGATGCCAGCGTGCTGACCGCCGAGGTGGTGAACGCCGCCTATTTCGAAGCGGTGGTGACGTCGGCAGGCGACGGCAAACTGTCGGCCAATTGGGTGATCAATGAATTGTTCGGGCGCCTGAAAAAGGACGATTGCGACATTTCGGATAGCCCGGTCAGTCCCGCGCAGCTTGCTGGAATCATTCGGCTTATCAAATCCGATGCGATCAGCGGCAAGATCGCCAAGGACCTGTTCGAGATCGTCTATACTGAAGGCGGCGACCCCGAACAGATTGTCGAAGAGCGCGGCATGAAACAGGTTACCGACACCGGCGCGATCGAGACGGCAGTAGATGAGATCATCGCCGCCAACCCCGCACAGGTGGAAAAGGCCCGGCAGAACCCCAAACTTGCGGGCTGGTTCGTGGGTCAGGTGATGAAAGCCACGGGCGGCAAGGCCAACCCCAAAGCCGTCAACGAACTCGTCGCTGCGAAGTTGGGCCTGTAG
- a CDS encoding BolA family protein, whose translation MSRADEIQSKLEAAFEASQIEVRNDSGRHAGHSGDDGSGESHFHVVLRAPEFAGQSRIARHRAVHSALGPELVSAIHALSLDLDT comes from the coding sequence ATGTCGCGCGCAGATGAAATACAGTCGAAACTTGAGGCAGCTTTTGAAGCTAGCCAGATTGAGGTCCGCAATGACAGCGGGCGCCACGCCGGCCATTCGGGCGATGACGGCAGCGGCGAAAGCCACTTCCACGTCGTCCTGCGCGCGCCCGAATTTGCTGGTCAGTCACGCATTGCCCGCCACCGTGCCGTGCACAGTGCCTTGGGGCCGGAACTGGTGAGCGCGATCCACGCGCTTTCGCTGGATCTGGATACCTGA
- a CDS encoding J domain-containing protein, translated as MSKDDPFGFDMSVRSAKKKNPRGRKGMTGAQETSTRICDHDGCEEPGKFRAPKAPDVLDDFFWFCKDHVREYNAKWSFFDGKTEAEMNAQESSDKVWERKTKDWRDPEAKAWARLGIEDPHQVLGNNATRNPGRSKPGGGRKLPPTERRAVEILDAGDSMTKADIRKIYKSLIKVLHPDMNGGDRSQEEQLQQVVWAWDQIKDSRSFK; from the coding sequence ATGAGCAAAGATGATCCCTTCGGTTTCGACATGTCCGTGAGGTCCGCGAAGAAGAAGAATCCGCGTGGCCGCAAGGGCATGACCGGCGCACAGGAGACGTCGACACGGATCTGCGACCATGACGGTTGTGAAGAGCCGGGAAAATTCCGTGCGCCCAAAGCGCCGGATGTGCTGGATGACTTCTTTTGGTTCTGCAAAGACCATGTGCGCGAATACAATGCCAAGTGGAGCTTTTTCGACGGCAAGACCGAGGCGGAGATGAACGCTCAGGAGTCGTCGGACAAGGTATGGGAACGCAAGACCAAAGACTGGCGTGACCCAGAGGCCAAGGCATGGGCGCGGCTGGGCATCGAAGATCCGCATCAGGTGCTGGGCAACAATGCGACACGCAATCCAGGTCGCAGCAAACCGGGCGGCGGGCGCAAATTGCCGCCGACTGAACGGCGCGCGGTCGAGATCCTTGATGCCGGTGACAGCATGACAAAGGCGGACATCCGCAAGATCTACAAATCGTTGATCAAGGTGCTGCACCCCGACATGAACGGCGGCGACCGCAGTCAGGAAGAACAGTTGCAGCAGGTGGTCTGGGCCTGGGACCAGATAAAGGACAGCCGCAGCTTCAAGTGA
- the msrB gene encoding peptide-methionine (R)-S-oxide reductase MsrB, which produces MKRREFVVSLFATPLLTRAAQAAGGNFEVSRSDAEWRSMLSDAEYRVMRKEETERAFTSPLNDETRAGTFHCKGCDLALYSSKTKFDSGTGWPSFYEAIPRAVETKPDRTLFYTRTECHCRRCGSHLGHIFDDGPAPTGKRHCINGVSLTFSAA; this is translated from the coding sequence ATGAAACGTCGTGAATTTGTTGTCAGTTTATTCGCCACGCCCCTGCTTACGCGCGCCGCACAGGCGGCCGGGGGCAACTTTGAAGTCTCTCGGTCAGACGCCGAATGGCGCTCCATGCTTAGTGATGCCGAATACCGGGTGATGCGCAAAGAGGAGACCGAGCGCGCCTTTACCTCTCCGCTGAATGATGAAACGCGCGCGGGAACGTTCCATTGCAAAGGCTGTGATCTGGCGCTGTATTCCTCCAAGACGAAGTTCGACAGCGGCACCGGATGGCCCTCGTTCTACGAGGCGATTCCCCGCGCGGTCGAGACCAAACCTGATCGCACGCTGTTCTATACGCGGACCGAATGCCACTGCCGTCGTTGCGGGTCACACCTTGGCCACATCTTTGACGACGGCCCGGCCCCAACCGGAAAACGTCATTGCATCAACGGAGTCAGCCTGACGTTCAGTGCGGCCTGA
- a CDS encoding fasciclin domain-containing protein, with product MTRFTTLAALALTATAGTAFAESHAATGNPMVGGAPMFADKTIVENAVNSADHTTLVAAVQAAGLVDTLSGDGPFTVFAPTNDAFAMISEDTLTALMQPEAKAQLATILTCHVVAANAMSDAIAGMIADDGGMHPVPTVGGCTLQAKMDGDDIILTDENGRAATVTIADVRQSNGVIHVIDRVLLPKQ from the coding sequence ATGACACGTTTCACCACACTTGCCGCCCTCGCTCTGACCGCAACTGCAGGCACCGCTTTTGCGGAAAGCCACGCCGCAACCGGCAACCCGATGGTTGGCGGTGCACCGATGTTTGCCGACAAGACCATCGTCGAGAACGCCGTAAACTCTGCCGATCACACAACTCTGGTTGCCGCTGTTCAGGCCGCTGGACTTGTAGATACACTGTCCGGCGATGGCCCTTTCACCGTCTTTGCGCCGACCAACGACGCCTTTGCGATGATCTCTGAGGATACCCTGACGGCGCTGATGCAGCCCGAAGCCAAGGCACAACTGGCCACCATCCTGACCTGTCACGTCGTGGCGGCCAACGCCATGTCCGACGCCATTGCCGGGATGATCGCCGATGATGGTGGCATGCATCCCGTGCCGACCGTGGGCGGCTGTACCTTGCAGGCCAAGATGGACGGGGATGACATCATCCTGACAGACGAAAACGGCCGCGCAGCGACCGTCACCATCGCCGATGTCCGTCAGTCCAATGGCGTCATTCATGTCATCGACCGCGTGCTGCTGCCCAAGCAGTAA
- a CDS encoding L-serine ammonia-lyase, translating into MFLSVFEMFKVGIGPSSSHTMGPMVAAARFLDLLRAAPFAAHGVRASLHGSLAFTGVGHATDRATVLGLAGFVPDSYDHARAEAALVQIRDTCRVTPSGLPELVFDPKTDLVFEFGAALPGHANGMILKATDAQGDVILQETYYSVGGGFVLTAAELAAGKDSDEGAPVPYPFKTASEMLEMAKTSGRTIAEMKRANEVLRGGTDSLDKGVARIWQVMNNCIDRGLTFDGILPGGLGVKRRARNIHDQLMAERGMNLAPPHTINDWMNVYAMAVNEENAAGGQVVTAPTNGAAGVVPAVIRYWLDHVPGASRTRIPEFLLTAAAIGGLVKYNASISGAEAGCQAEVGSAAAMAAAGLCAVMGGTPEQVENAAEIALEHHLGMTCDPVKGLVQVPCIERNGLGAIKAVSAASLSLRGDGTHLVPLDACIETMRQTGHDMSEKYKETSLGGLAVNVPNC; encoded by the coding sequence ATGTTTCTTTCGGTCTTCGAGATGTTCAAGGTGGGCATCGGACCATCGTCGTCTCATACGATGGGACCAATGGTGGCGGCGGCGCGCTTTCTGGACCTGCTGCGGGCAGCGCCGTTTGCGGCGCATGGCGTCAGGGCCTCGCTGCATGGCTCTCTGGCGTTCACCGGCGTGGGCCATGCAACAGACCGGGCAACCGTGCTTGGATTGGCAGGGTTTGTGCCTGACAGCTATGATCACGCCCGCGCCGAGGCCGCCCTGGTCCAAATCCGCGACACCTGTCGCGTGACCCCATCAGGCTTGCCGGAATTGGTGTTCGACCCAAAGACAGACCTTGTGTTTGAATTTGGCGCGGCTTTGCCGGGGCACGCCAACGGCATGATCCTCAAGGCCACTGACGCACAGGGCGACGTGATCCTGCAGGAAACCTATTACTCCGTCGGGGGCGGCTTTGTGCTGACAGCAGCCGAACTGGCCGCAGGCAAGGACTCCGATGAAGGCGCCCCGGTTCCCTACCCGTTCAAGACCGCTTCTGAGATGCTGGAGATGGCCAAAACCTCGGGCCGCACCATCGCCGAGATGAAGCGCGCCAATGAGGTCTTACGCGGCGGCACCGACAGTCTCGACAAGGGGGTGGCGCGGATCTGGCAGGTGATGAACAACTGCATCGACCGTGGTCTGACCTTTGACGGCATTCTGCCCGGCGGGCTGGGCGTCAAGCGCCGTGCCCGGAACATCCACGATCAGCTGATGGCAGAACGCGGCATGAACCTTGCCCCACCTCACACGATCAACGACTGGATGAACGTTTACGCCATGGCCGTGAATGAGGAAAACGCCGCCGGCGGTCAGGTGGTGACCGCCCCCACCAACGGCGCGGCGGGCGTGGTGCCGGCGGTGATCCGTTACTGGCTGGATCACGTCCCGGGTGCCAGCCGCACCCGCATCCCAGAGTTTCTGCTCACCGCCGCCGCAATTGGCGGGCTGGTGAAATACAATGCCTCGATCTCCGGCGCAGAGGCAGGCTGCCAGGCCGAAGTCGGCAGCGCCGCCGCCATGGCGGCGGCCGGGCTCTGTGCCGTCATGGGGGGCACCCCGGAACAGGTGGAAAACGCCGCCGAAATCGCGCTGGAGCACCACCTTGGCATGACCTGTGACCCGGTCAAAGGGCTGGTGCAGGTGCCTTGCATCGAACGCAACGGTCTGGGCGCGATCAAGGCGGTGTCCGCCGCCTCGCTTTCCCTGCGGGGGGACGGCACTCACCTTGTGCCGCTGGATGCCTGCATTGAAACCATGCGCCAGACTGGCCACGACATGAGTGAAAAATACAAGGAAACCTCGCTTGGCGGGTTGGCTGTGAACGTCCCCAATTGCTAA
- a CDS encoding helix-turn-helix domain-containing protein, producing the protein MKSDLTVRLAGRLSALRAARGWTLDQLAAASGVSRAALSRLENAEVSPSADVLSRLAVAHEMSLSRLFAMIEDGFSAHVTRDEQAVWRDGDSGLAKRFVSPAAAALSGEVMECKMTPNSEMVQDTPDVVGQEHHLVLLTGYLHVNLDGSGYDLGPGDALRYREHGEVRLITDRGQGAKFMLVSVTN; encoded by the coding sequence ATGAAAAGCGATCTGACGGTCCGCCTTGCCGGGCGCCTGTCGGCGCTGCGGGCTGCCCGCGGCTGGACGCTGGATCAACTCGCCGCCGCCAGCGGCGTCAGCCGCGCGGCCCTGTCGCGGCTTGAGAACGCCGAGGTCAGTCCCTCTGCGGACGTGTTGTCTCGTCTTGCGGTGGCGCATGAGATGTCGCTGTCACGCCTCTTTGCGATGATCGAGGACGGGTTTTCGGCGCATGTCACGCGGGATGAACAGGCGGTCTGGCGCGATGGCGATTCCGGTCTGGCCAAGCGTTTCGTCTCACCTGCGGCGGCAGCGCTGTCGGGCGAGGTCATGGAATGCAAAATGACGCCCAATTCAGAGATGGTGCAGGATACGCCCGACGTCGTGGGGCAAGAGCATCATCTGGTTTTGTTGACCGGCTATCTGCACGTCAATCTGGATGGGTCGGGCTATGACCTTGGACCGGGGGATGCCTTGCGCTATCGCGAACACGGTGAGGTGCGGCTGATCACCGATCGGGGGCAGGGCGCCAAATTCATGCTGGTCAGTGTCACAAACTGA
- a CDS encoding helix-turn-helix transcriptional regulator, which yields MRADAPEHLHEYLTVAELAELLRLKERKIYDLAASGAVPCSRATGKLLFPARDIRAWIAEHSTGTSGVPAPRPKVLLGSHDPLLDWAVRESRCGLATYFDGSLDGVARFLAGEGVACGLHVYDAASQDWNLAAVAQASDAVLIGFAGRRRGLVLHPDAPQVAALEDLAGLRFAPRQPLSGTATLFRQLSDAARLAEDSMILTQVARTETEAVQAVARREADVTFGLETVARDFGLRFVPLMDERFDLLIDRRAYFDPPMQQLIQFCAGSALRLQAARLGGYDLGDVATVRWNA from the coding sequence ATGCGCGCCGATGCGCCTGAACATCTGCACGAATACCTGACTGTGGCCGAATTGGCCGAGCTGTTGCGGCTAAAGGAACGCAAGATCTACGATCTTGCTGCCTCTGGCGCGGTGCCATGTTCGCGCGCCACCGGCAAATTACTATTTCCGGCGCGCGACATCCGCGCCTGGATTGCCGAGCACAGTACCGGCACCAGCGGTGTGCCTGCGCCACGCCCTAAAGTGCTGCTAGGCAGCCACGATCCGTTGCTGGACTGGGCGGTTCGCGAAAGCCGCTGTGGCCTTGCCACCTATTTTGACGGCTCGCTGGACGGGGTGGCGCGGTTCCTTGCGGGAGAAGGCGTTGCCTGCGGTTTGCATGTGTATGATGCGGCCAGCCAAGATTGGAACCTTGCAGCGGTGGCGCAGGCGTCAGACGCGGTGTTGATCGGGTTTGCCGGTCGTCGTCGTGGTCTGGTGCTGCATCCCGACGCCCCGCAGGTCGCCGCGCTAGAGGATCTGGCGGGCCTGCGCTTTGCGCCCAGACAGCCGCTATCGGGGACAGCAACCCTGTTCCGCCAGCTGTCCGATGCGGCAAGACTGGCAGAGGACTCTATGATCCTGACCCAAGTCGCACGGACCGAAACCGAAGCGGTTCAGGCGGTGGCGCGGAGGGAGGCGGACGTTACGTTTGGGTTAGAGACGGTCGCGCGGGACTTTGGCCTGCGTTTTGTTCCGCTGATGGACGAACGGTTCGATTTGCTGATCGATCGTCGGGCCTATTTCGACCCCCCGATGCAACAGCTGATCCAGTTTTGCGCCGGTAGTGCCCTGCGGTTACAGGCGGCGCGATTGGGGGGCTATGATCTTGGCGACGTCGCAACCGTTCGCTGGAACGCCTGA
- a CDS encoding substrate-binding domain-containing protein has protein sequence MTRLRLAALLCATAIPMAASAESILVQSTTSTANSGLYTYLLPIFTEATGIEVNVVAVGTGQAIRNARNCDGDVLLVHAKPAEEEFVADGRGTSRTDLMYNDFIIVGPATDPAGVAGLEDVQPALEKIAEAGALFASRGDDSGTHKKEVSLWAGTSVDPATASGDWYRETGSGMGATLNAGIGMGAYVMTDRATWISFDNKQDYQIVVQGDTDLFNQYGVIPVNPEVCPSVNADAAQSFADWLTSAAGQEAIAAYMVDGQQLFFPNAPE, from the coding sequence ATGACTCGTCTTCGCCTCGCCGCGCTGCTTTGCGCGACTGCAATTCCGATGGCCGCAAGCGCCGAAAGCATCCTTGTTCAATCGACCACCTCAACCGCCAATTCGGGCCTGTATACCTATCTATTGCCCATCTTCACCGAGGCGACCGGCATTGAGGTCAATGTGGTTGCTGTCGGCACTGGACAGGCCATTCGCAACGCGCGCAATTGCGACGGTGACGTGCTGCTGGTGCACGCGAAACCGGCGGAAGAAGAGTTTGTCGCCGATGGCCGGGGCACGTCGCGCACGGATCTGATGTACAACGATTTTATCATCGTTGGCCCGGCAACCGACCCGGCAGGTGTCGCCGGCCTGGAGGATGTGCAACCCGCCTTGGAAAAGATCGCAGAAGCGGGCGCGCTGTTTGCGTCGCGCGGCGATGATTCGGGGACTCATAAGAAAGAAGTGTCGCTTTGGGCCGGCACATCAGTCGATCCCGCGACCGCGTCGGGGGACTGGTATCGGGAAACCGGGTCAGGCATGGGGGCCACGCTGAACGCCGGGATCGGCATGGGGGCCTATGTCATGACCGACCGCGCTACCTGGATCAGTTTTGACAACAAACAGGATTACCAGATTGTAGTGCAGGGCGACACAGACCTGTTCAACCAATACGGTGTGATTCCGGTCAACCCAGAGGTCTGCCCCTCGGTCAATGCGGACGCGGCGCAGAGCTTTGCCGATTGGCTGACCTCTGCCGCCGGACAAGAGGCTATTGCCGCCTACATGGTGGACGGCCAGCAGCTGTTCTTTCCCAACGCGCCGGAATGA
- a CDS encoding ATP-binding cassette domain-containing protein, translated as MREAIIHGPEALIEGATPASNLLPLRVEGLTLDLGGRRVLDGLDMELGPTGCTVILGPNGAGKSQLLRVLHGLLHPTAGVVDWNGVTPTQATPRQALVFQKPVLLRRSVAANVDFVLRSRGLPRARRDDLLDHVGLAHKARQPARLLSGGEAQRLALARAMATDPDVLFLDEPTASLDPASVNRIEHIIRRATQRGTRVILVTHDIGQARRMADDVVFLHGGRVTEHAPASRFFPQPQTLAARAHVTGGLVL; from the coding sequence ATGCGTGAAGCCATCATTCATGGACCCGAAGCCCTGATAGAGGGGGCCACTCCGGCCTCGAACCTGCTTCCTTTGCGGGTCGAGGGGCTGACGCTGGATCTGGGCGGGCGGCGCGTGCTGGACGGGTTGGACATGGAACTGGGGCCGACCGGCTGCACCGTGATCCTGGGTCCGAATGGAGCGGGTAAAAGTCAACTTCTCAGGGTGTTGCACGGTCTTCTTCATCCGACCGCGGGGGTGGTCGACTGGAATGGTGTCACACCTACTCAGGCCACGCCCCGACAGGCATTGGTGTTCCAGAAACCTGTGCTGTTGCGCCGCTCTGTCGCTGCGAACGTCGACTTTGTCCTGCGCAGTCGGGGTCTGCCGCGGGCGCGTCGGGATGATTTGCTCGACCATGTCGGATTGGCCCATAAGGCGCGCCAACCCGCCCGCCTGCTGTCAGGGGGCGAGGCGCAGCGCCTGGCGCTGGCGCGTGCCATGGCGACTGACCCGGATGTTCTGTTTCTGGATGAACCCACCGCCAGCCTTGACCCGGCTTCGGTCAACCGGATTGAGCATATTATTCGCCGCGCCACCCAGCGCGGCACCCGTGTGATCCTTGTGACCCATGACATCGGTCAGGCCCGCCGCATGGCCGATGACGTTGTTTTCCTGCATGGCGGGCGCGTCACCGAACATGCCCCCGCATCCCGATTTTTTCCACAACCCCAAACCCTTGCCGCCCGTGCCCATGTGACAGGTGGCCTTGTTCTCTGA
- a CDS encoding ABC transporter permease, giving the protein MMGMGEAFGVAVALILSGDGDLMEIVGLSLRVSLTATIAACAIGLPVGALVATSRFPGRGAVLVVMNALMGLPPVVVGLIVYLHLSRAGPLGFLGLLYTPTAMIIAQTILIAPITAALSRQVIEDMHAEYADHFRSLCLSTRQTVQALLWDARYALLTVALAGFGRAAAEVGAVMIVGGNIDHLTRVMTTAIALETSKGDLPLALGLGIVLMILALGVNALVHSLRLTAVRQAYA; this is encoded by the coding sequence ATGATGGGCATGGGAGAGGCTTTTGGCGTCGCCGTGGCGCTTATCCTCTCGGGGGACGGGGATCTGATGGAGATCGTCGGCCTGTCCTTGCGTGTCAGTCTGACAGCCACTATCGCCGCCTGTGCGATTGGCTTGCCGGTGGGGGCACTGGTTGCGACCAGTCGCTTTCCGGGGCGGGGCGCTGTTCTGGTGGTGATGAACGCGCTTATGGGGCTGCCGCCGGTTGTTGTCGGCCTGATCGTTTACTTACACCTGTCGCGCGCCGGGCCGCTGGGCTTTCTGGGGCTGCTCTATACACCGACCGCGATGATCATCGCCCAGACGATCCTGATTGCCCCCATTACCGCCGCCCTGTCGCGGCAGGTGATCGAGGATATGCACGCCGAATATGCCGACCACTTTCGGTCGCTCTGCCTCAGTACGCGGCAGACCGTTCAGGCGCTCCTATGGGATGCCCGATACGCACTGCTGACCGTGGCGCTGGCGGGCTTTGGTCGCGCAGCGGCAGAGGTGGGCGCGGTGATGATCGTTGGCGGGAATATCGACCATTTGACTCGTGTCATGACCACTGCCATCGCGCTGGAAACCTCCAAGGGCGACCTACCGTTGGCGTTAGGTCTTGGCATTGTGCTGATGATCCTGGCGCTTGGCGTTAACGCCCTGGTGCACAGTCTACGCCTTACAGCCGTGAGACAAGCCTATGCGTGA
- a CDS encoding sigma-54-dependent transcriptional regulator, producing MTPLDDYGHSLAGASVLVVDDEPGMRNFLAKTLGPRVKLVAEAASAREATLRLDEAQFDVIVVDNKMPGGSGIDWVRDQRRKGLYAETVLITAYADLETAIAALRAGVSDFVLKPFRANQLVGAVARTLDRGALRRDNRLLRHALGTDGDTQLLGRSAPMQAVRTMLGKLAPLPTPVLFTGATGTGKELAARTLHRMGGRAERPFVAVNCAAIAPDRIAAELFGAVEGDHLRPGLFLLADGGTLFLDEVAQMSDTLQAALLRVLEDQRVRPIGAEREIPLNLRLTFATNTDLEQAVAEGRFRADLYHRINVLRIEMPPLRDRSEDIVELAALFMMHFSKALGMPALRLDDQTLMKLSRYAWPGNVRELRNLVERSVILGGFPDEFSGSGSMTGIEAIENLDLVMQRHIHHVLEMSGGNRAEAARRLGVSRKTVDRKVASWGEDG from the coding sequence ATGACACCATTGGATGACTACGGTCACAGCCTTGCCGGGGCCTCGGTGCTTGTCGTCGATGACGAGCCGGGGATGCGCAATTTTCTGGCCAAGACGCTAGGCCCGCGTGTCAAACTTGTGGCCGAGGCTGCCTCGGCCCGCGAGGCGACGCTGCGTCTGGATGAGGCGCAGTTCGATGTTATTGTCGTCGACAACAAGATGCCCGGTGGGTCCGGCATCGACTGGGTGCGGGACCAGCGGCGCAAAGGGCTGTATGCCGAAACCGTGCTGATCACAGCCTATGCGGATCTTGAGACCGCCATTGCCGCGTTGCGCGCCGGGGTCAGCGATTTTGTACTGAAACCGTTTCGTGCCAACCAGTTGGTGGGGGCCGTGGCGCGCACTCTGGATCGGGGCGCGTTGCGCCGGGACAATCGCCTGTTGCGTCATGCGCTGGGTACGGACGGGGATACCCAGTTGCTGGGCCGCTCTGCACCGATGCAGGCCGTTCGTACGATGCTGGGCAAACTCGCGCCGCTGCCGACGCCTGTGCTGTTCACGGGCGCGACCGGCACTGGCAAGGAACTGGCCGCGCGCACGCTGCACCGGATGGGCGGGCGCGCGGAACGGCCGTTTGTGGCCGTCAACTGCGCGGCCATCGCACCCGACCGTATCGCTGCCGAGTTGTTTGGCGCGGTCGAGGGGGACCACCTGCGCCCCGGTCTGTTCCTGCTGGCCGATGGCGGCACGCTGTTTTTGGACGAAGTGGCGCAGATGTCCGACACACTTCAAGCGGCGCTGCTGCGGGTGCTGGAGGATCAGCGCGTGCGCCCAATCGGGGCAGAGCGGGAAATTCCGCTGAACCTGCGGCTGACTTTTGCCACCAATACCGATCTTGAGCAGGCGGTGGCAGAGGGACGCTTTCGCGCCGACCTATATCACCGCATCAATGTTCTGCGGATCGAAATGCCACCCCTGCGCGACCGGTCCGAAGATATCGTCGAACTGGCGGCATTGTTCATGATGCATTTTTCCAAGGCACTGGGGATGCCAGCGCTGCGGTTGGACGACCAGACCTTGATGAAGCTCAGCCGCTACGCCTGGCCGGGCAACGTGCGCGAATTGCGCAACCTTGTGGAACGGTCGGTGATCCTCGGCGGGTTCCCGGACGAATTTTCTGGCAGCGGGTCGATGACGGGGATCGAGGCGATTGAGAACCTCGATCTGGTTATGCAGCGGCACATTCACCACGTTCTGGAAATGTCCGGAGGCAACCGGGCCGAGGCGGCACGTCGCCTTGGCGTTTCGCGCAAGACGGTGGATCGCAAGGTCGCAAGTTGGGGCGAGGACGGATGA